Within Anomalospiza imberbis isolate Cuckoo-Finch-1a 21T00152 unplaced genomic scaffold, ASM3175350v1 scaffold_446, whole genome shotgun sequence, the genomic segment tgaagaaactgGGCAGGGCTTGAGCCAAATTGGCATTTTGCCACTTGTTATCTCCTCCCAGCTTTTGCAGCAGGGCGACAACCCCATGGCTGCAAACCACTCCCTTTTGCAAGGCAGACGTGGACCTCGCTGGTAGCTCAGGGCTCTtgaaggggctgctgcagttggCAACAGGAGCTGTTGTTGAACTTTTAACATTGCTTAACCCCCCCTGCCAAATGCCATCAAGTGGCTGAGGAAGGACACAAAAAGATTagcctggaggaagggaggccaaaaccttggaaaaggatgaaagaaatgctgtgatcgtgacatgacaaaaaaaaaaccaatttatttttgacagcaaATGAGCACCCGCCgccctccagccctcccagacTGGCAGGCCGAGCGGAGCCGTTTCCATGGCATgaggtgctggcagcctgcGGAGAGAAACCAGAGAGCCACGGTCAGTCacagaaggctcctgtccccctgtcccaccatggCCTGGGCCTGGGCCAGGCggctggctgtgctcagagcccaaaCCTCCCGAGCCATTCTCTGTTTCGAGAGAAGGGCAGCGTGGCAGGCCATGTTCCACCTCCTCTGcttaagcacagcacagcagcctcctcagcagctgtaaGGGCAGGATGCCCGTGTGCCCGCTGCCCTCTGCCCGAAGCccttctgccagcccagctgtggagcCGGGTCCACctctggagacctgctgccaggagaggagccGATTCCGCACGAGGTCCTCGTCCTTCTTGAAGGGGATGTCCCCGCAGACCGTGGCCCCTGGGGTAGCGCTGGCACTGGAGGTGCTCCAGGGACGGTGCAGGCGCTTCCCCGTCCGGTCCGGGCACCAGGTGTAATCttcctgggaaaacaaagaacaattgCATGAAATCAATTCTAAACAAGACCTGGAAACAAGAAGCTACAAAGCCTGTCACCGTTTCACGGGCCTGAGGAGGGTCTGACCACTCCATGTGAGAATTAAACCTGTCCATGGGTGGGAAAAAACCTTTCCCGCCCTTAAATGCACCCCTTCCTCAAGGGCCTGCAAATCAGATCAGCTGGGGCACGGCTTCAGAACCCGTCCCCCTCTGCTGCCCCCATCCACATGGATGGAtgctttgtcaggctggctgcccccgccccagcccatgccaggctggctggcagaagctgtcagCAAGGCCAGGAGCCGGCTCCCCTTCCACAACAcccatcccctgtcccaccAAAAAGCAGCTTGGCGGCCgggggaaaaattaatattccccAGTGCCGCCGAGCGGGGAACCTGCGACGCGTGGCCAGCCCGAGCCCTGCCATGCCTGGAAGCACGAGCATCCCCCCGCCCCTGCGCCGGCTGGGGACTCATCTTGATTTCATCGGGGCGCAGAGCGTGTCCTCCAGGAAGGGGCCGCAGCCAAAGCCACTCGGCTTTGCCCCGCCAGCGGCCAGCTCGAGGATGGGGTTCCCAGCTCCATGTGGTGCTCCAGAAGAACATGCCAGCTGTGCCTTGGCTTGCGGGCTCATCTCAATGCCATTGAGCTGCAGGGGGATGTTTCCCCTGTTCCAGTCCGTGGCACCTTCACCGCACTGCCACCCCTTCTCCAATGGGATGGGGAGCACTGAGACGCTCCCTCCACAACTTGCCGGGGACCAGCGGAAGCATCTCCTCGGCTGTGCTCTCTCCTCCGGGCCGCGGCCGCAGGGAAACGCTCCGGGGTTTTCTTGGAGTGCCACGAGACGCGTGCAGCTGGTACTTGCTGGGCTCCTGGATCCtactgagcagagggatggatctctgctgtctcctgggccaggcagggctcctgcagccaagAATGCTCAAAAAGGTCTTCCAGTGATGGCCTGTCTGCGGGCTCCATGGATAAACACCACCTGATGAGGTGCTGGCACTCTGCAGAGACAAACCACAAACCGCCACTCAGCGAGACAAGGCTCCTGTCCGTGCTCTCCCACATTCCACGGTGTCCAGGCCACACTAGGAGTGCTCGGAGCTGCAGCCAAAAGCTTCCCATCGATCCTCCCTTCCggaggagagcagcccagaggcacacgtgccacctcctccagctaACCCAGGAGATCAACCTCCTCACTAGCTGCTGGAGCGGGACgcttctgtgccagctgcccccTCCCAACCCCGTTCTTCCTCCCGAGCCTTGAAGGCGCATGCCCACCTTGAGACACCCGGGGCGGGAAGAAGAGCTGGCCCCGGACGATGTCCTTGTTTGTGTGGAAAGGAAGGTCCCCGCAGACCAGGTCATagagcaggatgcccagggaccagatggtggCTGGCTGGCCATGGTAGCAGCCAAACAGGATCCACTCCGGTGGGCAGTACTCCGGCGTTCCTATGGGACACGGGCACAGCTCATCAGGCCCATGCTGCtccgtccctccctccctccctcccagccagctcccgttccacaacagccagcccctgccccgccgAAAAGCAACTTGGCTGCAGCCGGCTGAAGAAGGATTCCCCCTCCTGCCctttctccctgcctccctcttccccctctgccagcaaaggggggaacctccGCTGCCCGGCTGGGCCCCGGCTTTGGGCTCACCTGACATCCGGGTGTAGAACGTGTCCTGGAGGATCGTGCCGCAGCCGAAGTCGATGAGCTTGGCCTCGCCCGTGGCCAGGTCGACGAGGACGTTCTCGGCCTTGATGTCGCGGTGCAGGACGCCGcggctggtgcagtgccgcacggcctccagcacctggcggaacagcccccgcgccacGGGCTCCGTCAGGAACCCCCGCTCGGCCAGGAAGTCCCAGAGGTCCTGACAGCGCTGCGGACGCTCCATGACCAGCGCGAAGCCGTCGGGCAGCTCGAACCAGTCCAGGAGCCGCACGATGCCGCGGAAGCCAGGGCACGACACCATCCACAGCAGCgccagctccatgggcacaaGGGCGCCGTTGTGCTGCGGGGGGACCGCGATGCCCTCAGCGGGGCCGATGCTGCGCCGCGCCTTGGGcaccccctgcccggccccagcGCCGCTGGCCATTGCCCGGCCCGGGACGCTGCGCGGCCCCCGCTCACTCCCCGCTCGCTCCCCTCGCAGCGTTCCGGCtgccaccctgccgggcctcgcctcagccccgcccggcacgccccgccggcttctcccgctggccccgctcactcaccagccgCGCCCACTCCGAGATGCGATCCCGGCGCACTcgcttgatggccacctgcaagccaaggcGAGCGCCGGGCTGAgctccccgcccgccgctcgcCGCTCGCCGCCCCCTCCGCTCCGGCCCCGTCTCTTACCGGGGCGCCGTCGGCGAGCCGGGTCCCGGAGTAAACGCTGCCGCAGCCGCCGCTCCCCAGCAGCGGGCCCTCCCggtagagctgctccagggcaggctTCTCCGCCCGTGCGGGCGGCACCGCGCTCCCGCTCTTCTGCCCCGGGAACCCGACCGCCCGGCGCGCTGCTGCTTGCCGAGCCGCCCCGGGctgcggcggctcggggccggcggccgaGCCGAGcagcggcggagctcggagcGGGGAAGCTGCTGGCgacgctgtcggggccggggcgggcgcggggcggcagcggggcggctgcgggcggAACCGCGGGAGGGGCTTGGTTCGGGGCCGGGGCCTCGGCCGGGGCCAGCCCAGAGCCCGCGCCAGGCGGAGCCAAAAGACCGCGCTGCTCCGCCAGCACCAGAGCAAGAGGCACTTCCAGAAGTGCCACAGCCAGTTCGGAGAGAGCCCGGCCGAGGCGGCTCCACGGCGGGACGGGCAGGGGCGGgcacggggcggccccgccgagcgGCGCCTTGCGGGACGCGGCatgagccgggctgggagaggcagaacaCGGACGGGACGGGAATAGAGTGAgtgtgagagggagaaggggatgGGGAGCGAGTGGAAAGTCGAGCGGAAAACCGATCGAGAgaagcgctgctgctgctgctgctgctgctgctgctgctgctgctgctgctgctgctgctgctgctgctgcggaaCCGCCGGAGCTCGCGAACGTTCCTCCGTTGCCTCCGCGAACCCAACGGAGGAGCCGCCGCGCGCCCCGAGGAACGAAAGAGAGAAACTgacaaataaaaccccaaagtaaTTCCTATTCGAGAAGTAACCAAATCAAACAATGTAGCAATAAAGAAGCGTGTTGGCTTGtggcttctttcttctttggctgagacGAAGCATttcacggggaagaattgccTCTTCAGACACTTTTGCGAGAGTGGACAGGAGTGGAGCATTTAATTTTCAAGTAGAAAAGGGAAATCGTATCAGTAATGTCATCTCTTTTCATCCTCTGTTGAGACAGTTGCAGGCTGCCAAAAGACATGGTCTGCAATGTGGAGCTTGGGGCCAAGATCCTTTTTctgccagaggatgaggaggggaagTATCCCAGAATCATGGAGTCGTggcatggtttggtttggaaaggatctGAAAAATCACACGGCTGCAAcccccctgctgtggctggggaccCCTTGCACTAGCCCAGCTTGTCTAGAGCTccatgcagcctggccttgaacactgtcagggacgggacagccacacctgctctgggcaacctgttccaggagagaattttttctgaattccttACCTAAACCGACTCTCTTTCCACCTGgatccattctcccttgtcctgtccttgCCTGCCCTCATACAAAGTCCCTGtccatctttcctgtagcttgccctcaggtactggaaggccacagttgGGTCAAGTCTAAGTCTCTTGCCCAGGCTGAAGAAGCCAAGCTGTGTCAGCCCttacttgcaggagagaagtGTTCtagatatatattataatattgggtttttgcaaatattaaaatggattttatatatgtgatgttaaagtaactttgttccAAATAtatagtttttaattttgttgttaattAGGCTTAGACACAGTAGTGCAATAGCTGATGgaagtatgcttgtgttaaaatgcctgcttggatgggataacatccaatgaacacaggatgagcacacctgtacagatctgccaaccatcagcactcaccgtctgaaggcagtgCGGACCAAGGCCCGAACTGGAAGGgataaagagaaggagccaaaccccagccaaggaacacgcatgctctgaaaaggcagacccaaagaggggccatgtaaaatagctcctggaaaatgtaaactcgTTTATGGATATGCATAAGCGGCtgtgaatatgcaacaggctgatgtaagggaaaaggtatttaagggggaTCCCTGAAGGTAACAGGGTggtcttggctgagtgccaagatgcacccggccataaataacctttgctccatggtccttgtctcctattgtattttattaaactttttacattttGACAGGAGAGTGAACGTGTTTTTCACATGGACTACATATGCTTATACAAATTCTAGGAAGACCAGTAATTTTTTCTACAATAATTGTGTTAATCATCACAAACGAACATCCATTTTGCAGCATCTCTTGTTAATAGAAGTTGATTCAATCTTCTTTCTTGATTCAGTCTTCTTGCAGTCTTCAAAGCTCTGTTTGTTCTTGCCAAGGCATTCTGATTATCAAATTTTTTATGCTAATCAGGTCTGAAGTACATCAACtcacttctgtcctggcagcatggGTGTGTCAACTCAAGGAGGGTAACACTAACTGAGATGATTACAGTAAGGTGAAGGTAGACTCAGCCTCCAGTGACCGAGCTGCcgggtatgatctgtcagatccccttgaaggtaCCTCTAGTATGAATGCccagggaagaaaggataaccagggctagaggggccctgcctctagccagggaGAGGCACGGGAAAACCAGATCTTTGGTCAGTGTAGATCCGATGGCCgggcacatcagaaccacaaaaatgcGACACCTTAGTTGATACTGGAGTGCAGTGtaccctgataccatcgggacatgtgggggcagaacctgtttccattgctggggtgacggggggatcacagcaattggccctgttgggagccgaggtgagcttgactgggaaggagtggcagaaacatcctattgtgaccagcccagaggccctgggtattctgggcatagacttcctccagaacattcccgagtacagccagattgtgagccctccctacctggtcacctacaagaagaacgatttcctctggggccctgaacaCCAACAAGCTTtcgcccagatcaagcaggagattgctcaggcagttgcccttggcccagtcaggatgggaccagagatgaagaatgtgctctactctgcagctgggaatgatggtctgtcctggagcctttggaagaaggtgcctggggagactcgaggccgaccactgggattctgcagctgaaattacagagggtctgaagccaaatgcactcccacagagaaggaaatcttggctgtccatgaaggagttcaagctgcctccgaggtgattgccacagaagcaccactcctcctggcaccctgactgacggcactggggtggatgtttaaaggaaaggttcccactacccTCCACGACACTGCTGCCACGTGGAGCAAATTgattactctcatcatgcagcacacccggattggaaacctgaatcgccctgggattttggagataattacaaactggctgctggtgagaactttggtctcactgatGGAGAGCATcaggaacaagtgacaagggctaaagaaggtgcaccatgcaaccaactaccagcagatGAAACTCGATACGCTGTTTTCACTGACGATTCCTGTGGCATTGTAGGGACaaaatggaagtggaaagcagccgtatggagccccacacaacaCGTAGCACAAGCTACcaaaggagaaggtggatcaagtcaacttgctgaagtcaaggccgttcagctggccctggacattgctgagagagagagaagtgaccaaagctcgacctttatatggattcttggatggtagccaattctctgtggggctggctggaaaggtggaaaaaggccacctggcagcatagaggaaaaccaatctgggctactgatgtgtggaaagacattgcctcttgggtagaaaatgtgtgtgtgaaagtctgtcatgtagatgcccatgtccccaagagtcgggctaatgaggaacactgaaacaacgagcaggtagatcaggctgcaaagatagaggtgtcaaagatagacttgaATTGGCAAC encodes:
- the LOC137466851 gene encoding serine/threonine-protein kinase pim-1-like — its product is MPRPARRRSAGPPRARPCPSRRGAASAGLSPNWLWHFWKCLLLWCWRSSAVFWLRLARALGWPRPRPRPRTKPLPRFRPQPPRCRPAPAPAPTASPAASPLRAPPLLGSAAGPEPPQPGAARQAAARRAVGFPGQKSGSAVPPARAEKPALEQLYREGPLLGSGGCGSVYSGTRLADGAPVAIKRVRRDRISEWARLHNGALVPMELALLWMVSCPGFRGIVRLLDWFELPDGFALVMERPQRCQDLWDFLAERGFLTEPVARGLFRQVLEAVRHCTSRGVLHRDIKAENVLVDLATGEAKLIDFGCGTILQDTFYTRMSGTPEYCPPEWILFGCYHGQPATIWSLGILLYDLVCGDLPFHTNKDIVRGQLFFPPRVSQECQHLIRWCLSMEPADRPSLEDLFEHSWLQEPCLAQETAEIHPSAQ